ATAAATTTCGGTTCCCCGTTTTTTAAAGTATCAGCAAGATTTGCTGTAAACTCTGTAAAAATTACCCCGGTCTCATCGATTATGGCATATTTCCTCGTTGACGGCTGAAAAAACTTACCAAAGAGATATACTCCCGAAAATATCAAGGTTATGATCAATGGAAAAAGTATGGTGCCAATGATGAATCCTTTAGTTCGCACCCTGGTGACATATTCCCTTTGGATCACTGCCATTACTTTTTTATTTAACATCACTCACCCCCGTTTCCGAGCCTGACACAGCCTGGATAAATATATCATTCAAAGATGGCTCCACTATCTCAAATTTACTTACTCGATAACGACTGGATACCTGCTTCAAAAGTTCCTGAGGGTCAGCATCCGGCTTCATTTGTATTTCTATGAAATTACCAAAATCATCAAATTTCTCTACCAGCTCAGATTCCCGTAAATATGCATCATCCCCTTCATAATTAAGATGTATATTTTTTTTCCCAAAACGCTGCTTCACTTCGCTTAATTTGCCTGAAAGAACTTCTTTACCTTTATTGATCAGTAATATCCGGTCGCAGAGCTTTTCAGCACTATCCATGGAATGGGTCGAAAAGATTATTGTCTTGCCTTTACGCTTCATTTCCATTATCACATCTTTGATGATATTCACATTTATGGGGTCTAAGCCCATAAAGGGCTCATCAAAGATGATCAAACTGGGATCGAACATGATAGTGGCAATAAATTGCAGCTTCTGCTGCATACCCTTGGATAGCTCTTCCACCTTCTTTTTCTTCCATTCTCCCAGACTCATCCTGTCCAGCCAATAGTCTATTGCCTTACTGGCTTCATTATGCCGCATCTCCTTGAGTTTTGACAGAAATAAAAGCACTTCCTTGACTTTCATTTTACGGTATATTCCCCGCTCCTCAGGCAGATAGCCTATGGTATTATTGATTTCAGATATCTTAGAATTTCCCATCACAGAGATGCTGCCGCTATCAGGAACTATTATATTCATTATCATCCGGATGGTGGTTGTCTTTCCTGCCCCATTAGGACCCAGAAATCCAAATACATTACCAGCATCCAAATTAAATGACAGGTCATTCACCGCTGTCACATCTCCAAAACGCTTATAAATATTCTTTATTTCAAGGACTTGCATGGCACCTCCCTTTCATTGTCATCATGTTTACTATTATCTCATAATGTCAATAATTAAAATAATTCACCACCTGTTTTACTCACCTCAAGCCCACTTTGTCCATAAATTTGCATTTCTTATTTTACCACAGAGGACACCATCCTCCGCATGAAGCTACGGCACGGCAGGCAGAGTTCACGGAGTAATTAATATTAATATTAAATTACATTTTCAGCGCCTTTCAGTGTTTTCAGCCTGCCGTGCCGAAGCTTTATGCGTAGGATGGTGGTTAAAAAATCTTACATT
This Candidatus Stygibacter australis DNA region includes the following protein-coding sequences:
- a CDS encoding ATP-binding cassette domain-containing protein; amino-acid sequence: MQVLEIKNIYKRFGDVTAVNDLSFNLDAGNVFGFLGPNGAGKTTTIRMIMNIIVPDSGSISVMGNSKISEINNTIGYLPEERGIYRKMKVKEVLLFLSKLKEMRHNEASKAIDYWLDRMSLGEWKKKKVEELSKGMQQKLQFIATIMFDPSLIIFDEPFMGLDPINVNIIKDVIMEMKRKGKTIIFSTHSMDSAEKLCDRILLINKGKEVLSGKLSEVKQRFGKKNIHLNYEGDDAYLRESELVEKFDDFGNFIEIQMKPDADPQELLKQVSSRYRVSKFEIVEPSLNDIFIQAVSGSETGVSDVK